A window of the Cutaneotrichosporon cavernicola HIS019 DNA, chromosome: 6 genome harbors these coding sequences:
- a CDS encoding uncharacterized protein (GDSL-like Lipase/Acylhydrolase family), protein MLRTLSAASMTPLRILCFGDSLTSGWNRGRDAPYATTLEARVRAAFPDRPVLVEADGIPGNEVVQGFPRRMMKAATQPWDWILVLGGTNDLAYDASPEKVLAGLNETWSLAQSASPTTQVLALTIPEVGEVWDDTDRKAVNAAIMSHSAPRYHTFDFASALPFHSLSAGQQALWWDDLVHLTPAGYARMGELVGDALVEILQREA, encoded by the exons ATGCTGCGCACGCTCTCAGCTGCTAGCATGACCCCTCTCCGGATCCTCTGCTTTGGCGACTCCCTGACCTCGGGGTGGAACAGAGGTCGTGACGCGCCCTACGCGACCACGCTCGAGGCTCGGGTACGCGCGGCCTTCCCCGACCGGCCCGtactcgtcgaggcggacggAATTCCTGGCAACGAAGTGGTGCAAGGTTTCCCGCGGCGAATGATGAAGG CCGCAACACAGCCATGGGACTGgatcctcgtcctcggtggcACAAA CGACCTAGCATACGATGCGAGTCCTGAGAAAGTCCTCGCTGGGCTGAACGAGACGTGGTCGCTCGCCCAGTCCGCCTCTCCAACGACACAAGTCCTCGCACTCACTATTCCAGAAGTCGGGGAGGTCTGGGACGACACCGATCGCAAGGCGGTAAATGCCGCTATCATGTCCCACTCCGCTCCTCGGTACCACACATTCGACTTTGCCAGTGCACTCCCGTTCCACTCGTTGAGTGCTGGACAGCAGGCGCTGTGGTGGGAcgatctcgtccatctcaCCCCAGCTGGCTATGCGCGCATGGGTGAGCTTGTGGGGGACGCGTTGGTTGAGATCTTGCAGAGGGAGGCATAG
- a CDS encoding uncharacterized protein (Heterokaryon incompatibility protein Het-C) gives MAHSALFYVVLAVVALSFAPQVLAFGAGNIPAYSYLEDKAFRHGDIEDVMSNMYKVIGTGFLSRGTKFSGLDLKRVYFGNWLRDYSQAVDVASLSKVPLQTILNVVMVLGFLAHGYVTEEFEVTKERLGCYLPIEHIDNPKGYAEGEDARKYDPRLRGPIDPRELQIDPQSGMKNYIANENGNWDTSKALARRTLLKCIETGRRAQQTGKKSDEYEAFRLLGTALHILEDFTAHSNFCELALISMGNHQVFPHVGQNCRVRTPQGRDVFPLITGTFGGADFIHSLMGEAGDHLSSSAVSDLSKSFSDSRSIQDGQGASAQALRQMFVQIPGQDTEHLSREMDNLQNLRATTADPSTMSPQELYKVLWQALAFRDKVMKSIENTMEKIPGLNALTEKIGNSVSVFVMTTIEPYVKPLLGTATETLANSSQAILEAHADDQFEVWNNPNASDPTHSFLSKDHFAVLLNEPAGQIAQLIVKFSAERVAQAWSDSSIDPRRPVEDILQCLFHPDFSNGSEIQRIMLDHMHKWWQEQGKDQQPSLERLTAQAVREGRNKRIGDNSVSTGHVHNQLLPEGGLQQVIAQHNIQIPGFNQGGNQGGQRNNNQGRFQNAPSLDSLGGGGRASGQSGFGGGGGYGGNQSGFGGGQQQYGGGQQQYGGGQQQYGGGGGHQQQGGGYGRQSPPQHQSGFQPQGSGGGFQPQGGYGGQQQGGGFGRHSPQPPSGFQGQGQSQGQYGFFNPPSGPPPPHQGHRHGGGDHGNRGGYGGGDGYPGSRW, from the exons ATGGCGCACTCGGCCCTCTTCTACGTCGTCCTGGCCGTTGTCGCCCTTTCCTTCGCCCCCCAGGTTCTCGCCTTCGGTGCCG GAAACATTCCTGCCTACTCTTACCTCGAGGATAAGGCCTTCCGTCATGGTGACATTGAGGATGTCATGTCCAACATGTACAAGGTTATCGGCACTGGCTTCCTCTCGCGCGGCACAAAGTTCAGTGGCCTTGACCTGAAGCGTGTCTACTTT GGCAACTGGCTGCGCGACTACTCTCAG GCTGTCGACGTTGCGTCGCTCTCAAAGGTCCCCCTTCAAACCATCCTCAATGTTGTCATGGTTCTTGGCTTCCTCG CGCACGGCTACGTGACAGAGGAGTTTGAGGTCACCAAGGAGCGTCTTGGCTGCTACCTCCCTATCGAGCACATCGACAACCCGAAGGGCTATgcagagggcgaggatgcgcgcAAGTACGACCCTCGCCTTCGCGGGCCTATTGATCCTCGCGAACTGCAGATTGATCCGCAAAGCGGCATGAAGAACTACATTGCGAACG AGAACGGCAACTGGGACACTTCTAAGgccctcgctcgccgcacCCTGCTCAAGTGCATTGAGACCGGCCGCCGGGCCCAACAGACTGGCAAGAAGagcgacgagtacgaggccttccgtctcctcggcactgccctccacatcctcgaggACTTCACCGCCCACTCCAACTTCTGTGAGCTTGCCCTCATCTCGATGGGCAACCACCAGGTCTTCCCTCACGTCGGCCAGAACTGCCGCGTCCGCACGCCCCAGGGACGTGACGTTTTCCCTCTCATCACCGGCACCTTCGGCGGTGCCGACTTCATCCACTCGCTCATGGGTGAGGCTGGTGACCacctctcgtcgtcggctgTCTCCGACCTCAGCAAGTCGTTCTCAGACTCGCGCAGCATTCAAGACGGCCAGGGAGCGTCTGCCCAGGCCCTCCGCCAGATGTTCGTGCAGATTCCCGGCCAAGACACCGAGCACCTCAGCCGCGAGATGGACAACCTCCAGAATCTCCGTGCTACCACTGCCGACCCCAGCACCATGAGCCCCCAGGAGCTCTACAAGGTCCTCTGGCAGGCTCTCGCGTTCCGCGACAAGGTCATGAAGAGCATCGAGAACACAATGGAGAAGATCCCGGGTCTCAACGCCCTTACTGAGAAGATCGGCAACTCTGTCTCAGTCTTTGTCATGACCACCATCGAGCCTTACGTCAAGCctctcctcggcaccgCCACCGAGACGCTCGCCAACTCGTCGCAGGCCATCCTGGAGGCCCACGCGGATGACCAGTTCGAGGTGTGGAACAACCCCAACGCCTCGGACCCGACCCACTCTTTCCTCTCCAAGGACCACTTCGCTGTCCTCTTGAACGAGCCTGCTGGCCAGATCGCGCAGCTTATCGTCAAGTTCTCAGCTGAGCGCGTAGCCCAAGCTTggagcgactcgagcaTAGACCCTCGCCGGCCCGTTGAGGACATCCTCCAGTGCCTCTTCCACCCAGACTTCTCGAACGGCTCCGAGATCCAGCGTATCATGCTCGACCACATGCACAAGTGGTGGCAAGAGCAGGGCAAGGACCAGCAGCCCAGCCTCGAGCGTCTAACCGCGCAGGCCGTCCGTGAGGGCCGCAACAAGCGCATTGGCGACAACTCGGTCTCGACTGGTCACGTCCACAACCAGCTCCTCCCCGAGGGTGGCCTTCAGCAGGTTATTGCACAGCACAACATCCAGATC CCCGGCTTCAACCAGGGTGGAAACCAAGGTGGCCAGCGTAACAACAATCAGGGTCGATTCCAGAATGCCCCTTCGCTCGACtccctcggcggcggcggtcgcgcgAGTGGCCAGAGCGGctttggcggcggtggcggctACGGAGGGAACCAGAGCGGCTTTGGTGGTGGTCAGCAGCAGTATGGTGGTGGTCAGCAGCAGTATGGTGGTGGTCAGCAGCAGtatggtggtggtggtggccaccagcagcagggcGGCGGCTATGGCCGTCAGTCGCCTCCCCAGCACCAGTCGGGCTTCCAGCCCCAGGGATCTGGTGGTGGCTTCCAGCCGCAGGGCGGCTACggcggccagcagcagggtGGTGGCTTTGGTCGCCACTCGCCCCAGCCACCCAGTGGCTTCCAGGGCCAGGGCCAGAGCCAGGGCCAGTACGGGTTCTTCAACCCACCCTCTGGCCCACCTCCGCCCCACCAGGGCCACCGGCACGGAGGCGGCGACCACGGCAACCGGGGCGGctacggcggcggcgatggctACCCGGGCAGCCGGTGGTAA
- a CDS encoding uncharacterized protein (Belongs to the NiCoT transporter (TC 2.A.52) family) has product MLISYRSMRCLKLRPTLIGRAIFLIASLVLANAAVWVAAGIAYSGADGLLGIAMLAWTLGLRHGLDADHICAIDNATRQMVSLGQLPMTCGLFFSLGHSTIVIAVNIALAISVDIFDRLGKVGDVGGIVGTAVSASFLFLVAVINSYFLVGAIRARKRAKERQRLGLPPDDDISIQGGGCLVRIIGPILKAVDRPWKLYPVGVLFGFGFDTASSIALLALSAIATRGPNGQAIAHGRIVILPFLFTVGMALVDTLDSILMLYAYAQPELRTEGKLSLVERDKKMFVPMPEPEGESTVSQEVDQSFSKPPLEPSSSIDQNTSKLQPTEESSVAAVEVDAAEQRRRRVLAVKTATMGSLSISLTILSIAVALAISLIEIMGLIGENCSRCVTAAEAEDGGGLEGSWWRAWANANDASGYVGAAIVGVFVLILVVYHGARWWWKKRSKKGGAPEAEPVPAPAPETAEV; this is encoded by the exons ATGCTGATATCATATCGCAGCATGCGGTGCCTCAAGCTGCGACCAACACTGATCGGGCGCGCCATCTTCCTTATCGCAAgcctcgtgctcgccaacgcTGCAGTCTGGGTTGCAGCTGGTATCGCCTACAGCGGCGCAGACGgtctcctcggcatcgccaTGCTCGCGTGGACGCTCGGCTTGCGACATGGCCTGGATGCAGACCATATCTGTGCAATTGATAATGCGACGCGCCAGATGGTCAGCCTTGGCCAGCTGCCCATGACTTGCGgcctcttcttctctcTTGGCCACTCCACTATCGTGATTGCAGTCAACATCGCGCTGGCTATCAG TGTTGACATCTTTGACCGTCtcggcaaggtcggcgacgtcggtggGATCGTGGGCACCGCCGTGTCCGCgtccttcctcttcctcgtcgccgtcatcaACTCGTacttcctcgtcggcgctaTCCGTGCACGCAAGCGCGCCAAAGAACggcagcgcctcggcctgccTCCAGACGATGACATCAGTATACAGGGCGGCGGGTGTCTTGTACGCATCATCGGGCCTATCCTCAAGGCTGTCGACAGGCCGTGGAAGCTCTACCCGGTCGGCGTCCTATTCG GATTCGGCTTTGACACAGCGTCCTCCATCGCACTCCTCGCGCTTAGCGCTATTGCCACCCGTGGACCAAACGGCCAGGCGATCGCGCATGGCAGGATTGTCATTCTTCCC TTCCTCTTCACAGTCGGTATGGCGCTGGTGGACACGCTCGACAGCATCCTCATGTTGTACGCGTACGCGCAGCCCGAGCTGCGAACCGAGGGCAAGTTGTCTCTCGTCGAGCGGGACAAGAAGATGTTCGTGCCCATGCCGGAACCAGAAGGGGAGTCTACAGTGTCCCAAGAGGTGGATCAGAGCTTCTCCAAGCCGCCTTTGGAACCCAGTAGCTCCATTGATCAGAACACCTCCAAACTTCAGCCCACAGAGGAATCATCGGTCGCGGCCGTAGAGGTGGATGCCGCagagcagcggcggcggcgcgtgctCGCTGTCAAGACAGCGACGATGGGCAGCCTATCTATCAGCCTCACGATTCTCTCCATCGCTGTGGCTCTGGCCATCTCCCTGATCGAAATCATGGGGCTGATCGGCGAGAACTGCAGCCGTTGCGTTACGGCAgcggaggccgaggacggtGGTGGTCTGGAAGGGAGCTGGTGGCGCGCATGGGCCAATGCGAATGACGCGAGCGGATATGTGGGTGCGGCGATTGTCGGTGTCttcgtcctcatcctggTTGTGTATCATGGAgcgcggtggtggtggaaAAAGCGCAGCAAGAAGGGTGGTGCACCGGAAGCAGAGCCAGTGCCAGCGCCCGCGCCCGAGACTGCAGAGGTGTAG
- a CDS encoding uncharacterized protein (Helicase associated domain (HA2) Add an annotation), with translation MPPLQFWKPGTVAPGSSLDRETEAEGALAISSARAGNLSLEGARQRLPIYKHRSNLLWCIERYAVTIVVGQAGSGKSTQIPQYLHEAGWTAGGRVVGCTQPRRVAATSVATRVAEEVGTVLGDEVGYSIRFEDLSNPERTRIKYLTDGMLFRECMVDPLLSKYSVIMIDEAHERGAYTDLLMGLLKKIMKKRPELRVVVSSATIDAEDFLEYFNTNADGPDKSNDDAIIVSIEGRMFPVEVAYLKEPIVDYVQAAVDTVFNIHLKEPAGDVLVFLTGREEIDNAVQQVADRLQSLPRAAPRILALPLYATLPPEEQDIIFDPPPRDTRKVIFATNIAEASVTIDGIKYVVDTGFVKRAGRAGRTSAGKCYRLYPSGVLPSNNPLSPMPITTPPELVRSDVSMYLLQLKALGIDNLAKFDFMSPPPSDMMVRSLEFLYSLKALDEEGRLTRPLGERMAELPLDPMMAAILLNSFTFKCSEEILTIAAMTQVQSVFVIPQGGMRATMAEMERRKFTAEEGDHLTLLNAYNAFVRYGQKDKSWCGNHRINFKSLSRAVAIRKQLKKFFDRFHIPLVSCGSDHVTLRKCLVSGYFKNAARMLPDGTFRSAREGAILHVHPSSVMFTRQPSTGWVIFHEVIETTKSFMRDLTVVEEDWLVELAQVALRYLTDARPHYYQFKGGGIKQH, from the exons ATGCCGCCCCTCCAGTTCTGGAAACCTGGAACGGTTGCACCCGGTAGTAGCCTTGATCGCGAGACTGAGGCTGAGGGTGCGCTCgcaatctcctcggcgcgcgcgggcAACCTGAGCCTCGAAGGCGCCCGCCAGCGTCTCCCGATCTACAAGCACCGCAGCAACTTGTTGTGGTGTATCGAACGGTATGCTGTGACAATTGTGGTCGGCCAGGCGGGCAGTGGCAAGTCGACGC AAATACCCCAATACCTCCACGAGGCGGGGTGGACCGCAGGCGGGCGGGTGGTAGGGTGCACGCAGCCTCGACGCGTAGCAGCGACTTCAGTGGCAACACGCGTAGCAGAGGAAGTGGGGACCGTGTTGGGCGACGAAGTGGGGTACTCGATCCGCTTTGAGGACCTGTCCAACCCAGAGCGCACGCGCATCAAGTACCTCACGGACGGGATGCTGTTCCGCGAGTGTATGGTCGACCCATTGCTGAGCAAGTACAGCGTCATCATG atcgacgaggcgcacgAGCGCGGAGCGTACACCGACCTCCTTATGGGGCTACTCAAGAAGATCATGAAGAAGCGCCCGGAACTACGCGTGGTCGTGTCCTCTGCGACCATCGATGC cgagGACTTTCTCGAATATTTCAACACGAACGCGGACGGGCCCGACAAGTcgaacgacgacgcgatca TCGTCAGCATTGAGGGGCGCATGTTCCCCGTCGAGGTCGCATACTTGAAAGAGCCTATTGTCGACTACGTCCAGGCAGCCGTCGACACCGTTTTCAACATCCACCTGAAG GAACCAGCAGGTGACGTgctcgtcttcctcacAGGGCGAGAAGAAATCGACAATGCGGTCCAACAGGTGGCGGACAGGTTACAGAG ccttcctcgcgctgcgcccAGGATCCTTGCACTGCCGCTGTACGCCACTCTTCCCCCAGAAGAGCAGGACATTATCTTCGACCCGCCACCACGAGACACGCGCAAGGTCATCTTCGCGACCAacatcgccgaggccagTGTGACGATTGACGGGATCAAGTATGTTGTCGACACAGGCTTTGTCAAG CGTGCAGGTCGAGCGGGTCGAACGTCAGCTGGCAAGTGCTACCGCCTGTATCCCTCCGGCGTCCTGCCATCCAACAACCCGCTATCCCCTATGCCAATAACCACACCGCCAGAGCTCGTCCGCTCTGACGTGAGCATGTACCTACTCCAACTTAAAGCGTTAGGCAtcgacaacctcgccaagtTCGACTTCATGAGTCCGCCGCCTAGCGACATGATGGTGCGCTCCCTTGAGTTCCTTTACTcgctcaaggcgctcgacgaggagggaaggttgacgCGGCCACTGGGCGAACGCATGGCCGAGCTCCCATTAGACCCGATGATGGCTGCTATC ctccTCAACTCGTTCACGTTCAAGTGTAGTGAAGAAATCTTGACAATCGCGGCCATGACACAGGTGCAGAGTGTCTTCGTCATCCCGCAGGGCGGGATGCGCGCGACCATGGCCGAAATGGAGCGCCGCAAGTTCACcgccgaggaaggcgacCACCTGACGCTCCTCAATG CGTACAATGCCTTCGTGCGCTACGGGCAGAAAGACAAGTCGTGGTGCGGTAATCACCGCATCAACTTCAAGTCGCTGTCGCGCGCCGTGGCGATCCGGAAACAGCTCAAGAAGTTCTTCGATCGCTTCCACATCCCCCTCGTGAGCTGTGGCAGCGACCATGTCACGCTGCGCAAGTGCCTGGTGTCGGGGTACTTCAAG aacGCTGCCCGCATGTTGCCCGACGGCACGTTCCGGAGCGCGCGTGAAGGAGCT ATCCTCCACGTCCACCCGTCCTCGGTCATGTTTACGCGCCAGCCCTCGACGGGCTGGGTCATCTTCCACGAGGTCATCGAGACGACCAAGAGCTTTATGCGTGACCTTAccgttgtcgaggaggactggctcgtcgagcttgcgcaaGTTGCTCTCCGCTATCTaactgacgccagaccTCATTACTACCAGTTCAAGGGCGGCGGCATCAAGCAGCATTAA